In a single window of the Streptomyces cinnabarinus genome:
- a CDS encoding M24 family metallopeptidase, which translates to MATAVTSERSTELQGFRRVQRLAYECAEAVAARLEPGVTEREAARMQREWLAERGVRDWFHMPFAWFGDRTAFVDFRIPLQFFPTNRRLEPGMPFILDMAPVYEGFTADIGYSGSLGVNRVQDKLMDDLRAHRELILAEVRERRSLREIYEDVDRLMVRQGYANRHRAYPFGVIAHKVDRVRERRWSPRLFGFGTQSLKGLAADALHGHREGWSPLWSPYRFSDHPPRPGLWAVEPHLGFRGTGAKFEEILVVTDSADPAESAFWLDDDLPHVRRWAEEK; encoded by the coding sequence ATGGCTACGGCAGTGACCAGTGAACGCTCGACGGAGCTGCAAGGTTTCCGAAGAGTGCAGCGCCTCGCCTACGAGTGCGCGGAGGCGGTGGCGGCGCGGCTGGAGCCGGGTGTCACCGAGCGTGAGGCCGCGCGGATGCAGCGCGAGTGGCTGGCGGAACGCGGGGTGCGGGACTGGTTCCACATGCCCTTCGCCTGGTTCGGCGACCGCACGGCGTTCGTGGACTTCCGGATCCCGCTCCAGTTCTTCCCGACCAACCGCAGGCTGGAGCCGGGGATGCCGTTCATCCTCGACATGGCCCCGGTGTACGAGGGCTTCACCGCCGACATCGGCTATTCCGGCTCGCTGGGCGTGAACCGGGTCCAGGACAAGCTGATGGACGACCTCCGGGCGCACCGCGAGCTGATCCTCGCCGAGGTGCGCGAGCGCCGGTCGCTGCGGGAGATCTACGAGGACGTGGACCGGCTCATGGTCCGCCAGGGCTACGCCAACCGGCATCGCGCCTACCCCTTCGGCGTGATCGCCCACAAGGTCGACCGGGTGCGCGAACGCCGCTGGTCGCCACGGCTGTTCGGGTTCGGCACCCAGTCCCTGAAGGGCCTGGCGGCGGACGCGCTGCACGGTCACCGCGAGGGCTGGTCCCCGCTGTGGTCGCCGTACCGCTTCTCCGACCATCCGCCGCGGCCGGGGCTGTGGGCGGTCGAACCGCATCTCGGATTCCGGGGTACGGGCGCGAAGTTCGAGGAGATCCTGGTGGTCACGGACTCCGCGGACCCGGCGGAGAGCGCCTTCTGGCTGGACGACGATCTGCCGCACGTGCGGCGCTGGGCGGAGGAGAAATGA
- a CDS encoding SDR family oxidoreductase has translation MTLRGARERWVRTGGVELCVAELGDPDRPTVLLVHGYPDSKEVWSEVAVRLADRFHVVLYDVRGHGRSTAPQPLRGGFTLEKLTDDFLAVADAVSPDRPVHLVGHDWGSVQSWEFVTVKRAEGRIASFTSMSGPSLDHFGHWIQRRMKRPTPRRVGQLLGQGAKSWYVYLLHTPVLPELAWRGPLGRTWPRILSRFEKVPAGNYPTSSLTSDAAHGAWLYRDNVRPRLRRPRADAYAHAPVQLITPLGDAFLSERLYDELELWAPQLTRRTLPAKHWVPRTRPDQLASWVGEFVTSVEGGRQEPVSATGPHADRFGGQLVLITGAGSGIGRATAYAFAEAGARVVAVDRDGEAAARTAEMSRLVGATDAWAETVDVSDEQAMEKLAAKVATEYGVVDVLVNNAGIGLAGSFLDTTSDDWRKVLDVNLWGVIHGCRLFGKQMAERGQGGHIVNTASAAAFQPTRALPAYSTSKAAVLMLSECLRAELAEQGIGVTAICPGLVNTNITSTARHAGVDAAEEARRQKKSARLYGMRNYPPEKVAEAILRGIVNNEAVVPVTPEARGAHLLSRFAPGMLRRLARVKPPM, from the coding sequence ATGACGCTTCGGGGCGCGCGTGAGCGCTGGGTGCGGACCGGTGGGGTCGAGCTGTGCGTGGCGGAGCTGGGCGACCCGGACCGGCCGACCGTGCTGCTCGTGCACGGCTACCCGGACAGCAAGGAGGTCTGGTCGGAGGTGGCCGTCCGGCTCGCCGACCGCTTCCATGTCGTGCTGTACGACGTCCGCGGCCATGGCCGGTCCACGGCACCACAGCCGCTGCGGGGCGGGTTCACGCTGGAGAAGCTGACGGACGACTTCCTGGCCGTCGCGGACGCGGTGAGCCCGGACCGTCCGGTGCATCTGGTGGGCCACGACTGGGGCTCGGTGCAGTCCTGGGAGTTCGTGACGGTCAAGCGCGCGGAGGGCCGTATCGCGTCCTTCACCTCCATGTCCGGGCCGTCCCTGGACCACTTCGGCCACTGGATCCAGCGCCGGATGAAGCGCCCGACCCCGCGCCGGGTGGGCCAACTCCTCGGCCAGGGCGCCAAGTCCTGGTACGTCTACCTGCTGCACACCCCGGTCCTGCCGGAGCTGGCGTGGCGGGGGCCGCTGGGCAGGACCTGGCCGCGGATCCTGTCCCGGTTCGAGAAGGTCCCGGCGGGCAACTACCCGACGTCGTCCCTCACTTCGGACGCGGCGCACGGAGCATGGCTGTACCGCGACAACGTACGGCCGCGGCTGCGCCGTCCCCGCGCGGACGCCTACGCCCACGCCCCGGTGCAGCTGATCACCCCGCTCGGCGACGCGTTCCTCTCCGAGCGGCTCTACGACGAACTGGAGCTGTGGGCTCCGCAGTTGACGCGGCGGACGCTGCCGGCGAAGCACTGGGTGCCGCGGACGCGTCCGGACCAGCTGGCCTCCTGGGTCGGCGAGTTCGTGACGTCAGTGGAGGGCGGACGCCAGGAGCCCGTGTCCGCGACCGGCCCCCATGCCGACCGTTTCGGGGGCCAGTTGGTCCTGATCACCGGCGCGGGCAGCGGGATCGGCCGCGCGACAGCGTACGCGTTCGCCGAGGCGGGCGCTCGCGTCGTGGCCGTCGACCGGGACGGCGAGGCGGCGGCCCGTACGGCGGAGATGAGCCGCCTGGTCGGCGCAACGGACGCCTGGGCGGAGACCGTTGACGTCTCCGACGAGCAGGCGATGGAGAAGCTCGCCGCCAAGGTCGCCACGGAGTACGGCGTGGTGGACGTCCTGGTGAACAACGCCGGGATCGGCCTCGCGGGCTCCTTCCTGGACACGACGTCCGACGACTGGCGCAAGGTCCTGGACGTCAATCTGTGGGGCGTGATCCACGGGTGCCGACTGTTCGGCAAGCAGATGGCCGAGCGCGGCCAGGGCGGCCACATCGTCAACACCGCCTCGGCGGCGGCCTTCCAGCCGACCCGGGCGCTGCCCGCCTACAGCACCAGCAAGGCGGCGGTGCTGATGCTGAGCGAGTGCCTGCGCGCCGAACTGGCCGAGCAGGGCATCGGAGTCACCGCGATCTGCCCCGGGCTGGTGAACACCAACATCACATCGACGGCTCGTCACGCCGGAGTTGACGCGGCGGAGGAGGCCCGTCGGCAGAAGAAGTCAGCCCGGCTGTACGGCATGCGCAACTACCCGCCGGAGAAGGTCGCGGAGGCGATTCTGCGCGGAATCGTCAACAACGAGGCGGTTGTTCCGGTGACTCCCGAGGCGCGTGGGGCGCATCTGCTCTCGCGGTTCGCGCCGGGGATGCTGCGCAGGCTCGCGCGCGTCAAGCCGCCCATGTGA
- a CDS encoding RNA 2'-phosphotransferase produces the protein MNERPIDERRTVRVSKYLSKHLRHQPERIGLTLDEGGWVEIDTLIAAAAAHGFRFTRQELDHVVATNDKRRFAIDGTRIRASQGHSIEVELGLPPATPPPYLYHGTVARYLDAIRAEGLRPMNRHDVHLSADRETATRVGARRGRPVVLSVDAAAMHRDGHVFHVSANGVWLTQAVPPEYLRFPEPRHGTQ, from the coding sequence ATGAACGAGAGACCCATCGACGAACGCCGCACGGTGAGGGTGTCGAAGTACCTCTCCAAACACCTCCGGCACCAGCCCGAGCGCATCGGGCTCACCCTCGACGAGGGCGGCTGGGTGGAGATCGACACCCTCATCGCCGCGGCGGCGGCCCACGGCTTCCGGTTCACCAGGCAAGAACTGGACCACGTGGTCGCCACCAACGACAAGCGCCGCTTCGCCATCGACGGCACCCGCATCCGGGCCAGCCAGGGCCACAGCATCGAGGTCGAGCTGGGACTTCCCCCGGCGACCCCGCCGCCGTACCTCTACCACGGCACGGTGGCCCGCTACCTGGACGCGATCCGCGCGGAGGGCCTGCGGCCGATGAACCGCCATGACGTCCATCTGTCGGCCGACCGGGAGACCGCCACCCGGGTGGGCGCCCGCCGGGGCCGCCCGGTCGTCCTCTCCGTCGACGCCGCAGCGATGCACCGCGACGGGCATGTCTTCCACGTCAGCGCGAACGGCGTCTGGCTGACCCAGGCCGTGCCACCCGAGTACCTGCGCTTTCCGGAGCCACGCCACGGCACACAGTGA